A window of the Hypomesus transpacificus isolate Combined female chromosome 10, fHypTra1, whole genome shotgun sequence genome harbors these coding sequences:
- the LOC124472748 gene encoding elastase-1-like isoform X2 yields the protein MSFVWVYAMKQAIVFLLGVTVVSGCGNPVYPPLTSRVVEGKEARPYSWPWQVSLESFFPTCGGTLIAANWVMTAAHCITFHTYRVVLAEHDMNTEEGFEQSIMVDKMILHPDWNDNCVSCGNDIALLKLERSATINDRVQVACLPKSDAVLAPNQPCYVTGWGRLSSGGPKASSLQQALLPVVEHGVCSRSDWWGGSVKTWMVCAGGESRSACHGDSGGPLSCEGPDGRWYVQGVTSFVHGGGCNTPQKPTVFTRVSSFIPWISKVTRAWITRHHKHGTTNPALIVHTGGVRVTRWINGAHCATNNG from the exons ATGTCATTCGTTTGGGTATACGCCATGAAACAGGCCATTGTTTTCTTACTAGGAGTCACAGTGG TGTCTGGATGTGGCAACCCCGTCTACCCGCCCCTCACCAGCcgggtggtggaggggaaggaggccCGGCCGTACAGCTGGCCATGGCAG GTTTCCCTGGAGTCTTTCTTCCCAACCTGTGGAGGGACCCTCATCGCTGCTAACTGGGTCATGACTGCCGCACACTGCATCAC GTTCCACACCTACAGGGTGGTTCTAGCAGAACATGACATGAACACAGAGGAGGGCTTTGAGCAGTCTATCATGGTGGATAAGATGATCCTCCATCCAGACTGGAATGATAACTGTGTGTCCTGTGG GAATGACATAGCCCTGCTCAAACTGGAGAGGAGTGCTACTATCAACGACCGAGTCCAGGTGGCTTGCCTTCCGAAGAGCGATGCTGTCCTTGCCCCAAACCAGCCCTGCTACGTCACAGGGTGGGGCCGCCTGTCCt CTGGAGGGCCCAAGGCGTCCAGCCTCCAGCAGGCCTTACTTCCTGTGGTGGAGCATGGCGTCTGCAGTCGTAGCGACTGGTGGGGCGGCTCTGTGAAGACCTGGATGGTATgcgctggaggagagagcaggtctGCCTGCCAC GGGGACTCTGGAGGGCCCCTGAGCTGTGAGGGCCCCGATGGGAGGTGGTATGTCCAGGGAGTCACCAGCTTTGTGCACGGGGGCGGCTGCAACACCCCCCAGAAGCCCACCGTGTTCACCCGAGTGTCCTCCTTCATCCCCTGGATCAGTAAGGTGACAAGGGCCTGGATAACACGGCACCACAAACACGGCACCACAAACCCTGCTTTAATAGTTCACACTGGAGGTGTTCGTGTCACCAGGTGGATAAATGGTGCTCATTGTGCAACAA ACAATGGCTGA
- the LOC124472748 gene encoding elastase-1-like isoform X1 yields MSFVWVYAMKQAIVFLLGVTVVSGCGNPVYPPLTSRVVEGKEARPYSWPWQVSLESFFPTCGGTLIAANWVMTAAHCITFHTYRVVLAEHDMNTEEGFEQSIMVDKMILHPDWNDNCVSCGNDIALLKLERSATINDRVQVACLPKSDAVLAPNQPCYVTGWGRLSSGGPKASSLQQALLPVVEHGVCSRSDWWGGSVKTWMVCAGGESRSACHGDSGGPLSCEGPDGRWYVQGVTSFVHGGGCNTPQKPTVFTRVSSFIPWISKVTRAWITRHHKHGTTNPALIVHTGGVRVTRWINGAHCATSAFKTMFKIMLGTKDYMAITISLIDIQCKCLLLTILISVLLHSVDNG; encoded by the exons ATGTCATTCGTTTGGGTATACGCCATGAAACAGGCCATTGTTTTCTTACTAGGAGTCACAGTGG TGTCTGGATGTGGCAACCCCGTCTACCCGCCCCTCACCAGCcgggtggtggaggggaaggaggccCGGCCGTACAGCTGGCCATGGCAG GTTTCCCTGGAGTCTTTCTTCCCAACCTGTGGAGGGACCCTCATCGCTGCTAACTGGGTCATGACTGCCGCACACTGCATCAC GTTCCACACCTACAGGGTGGTTCTAGCAGAACATGACATGAACACAGAGGAGGGCTTTGAGCAGTCTATCATGGTGGATAAGATGATCCTCCATCCAGACTGGAATGATAACTGTGTGTCCTGTGG GAATGACATAGCCCTGCTCAAACTGGAGAGGAGTGCTACTATCAACGACCGAGTCCAGGTGGCTTGCCTTCCGAAGAGCGATGCTGTCCTTGCCCCAAACCAGCCCTGCTACGTCACAGGGTGGGGCCGCCTGTCCt CTGGAGGGCCCAAGGCGTCCAGCCTCCAGCAGGCCTTACTTCCTGTGGTGGAGCATGGCGTCTGCAGTCGTAGCGACTGGTGGGGCGGCTCTGTGAAGACCTGGATGGTATgcgctggaggagagagcaggtctGCCTGCCAC GGGGACTCTGGAGGGCCCCTGAGCTGTGAGGGCCCCGATGGGAGGTGGTATGTCCAGGGAGTCACCAGCTTTGTGCACGGGGGCGGCTGCAACACCCCCCAGAAGCCCACCGTGTTCACCCGAGTGTCCTCCTTCATCCCCTGGATCAGTAAGGTGACAAGGGCCTGGATAACACGGCACCACAAACACGGCACCACAAACCCTGCTTTAATAGTTCACACTGGAGGTGTTCGTGTCACCAGGTGGATAAATGGTGCTCATTGTGCAACAAGTGCGTTCAAAACGATGTTTAAAATCATGCTCGGAACAAAAGATTACATGGCCATTACAATTAGTTTGATAGACatacaatgtaaatgtttattatTAACAATTTTAATATCTGTTCTCCTCCACTCTGTAGACAATGGCTGA
- the LOC124472748 gene encoding chymotrypsin-like elastase family member 3B isoform X3, with translation MSFVWVYAMKQAIVFLLGVTVVSGCGNPVYPPLTSRVVEGKEARPYSWPWQVSLESFFPTCGGTLIAANWVMTAAHCITFHTYRVVLAEHDMNTEEGFEQSIMVDKMILHPDWNDNCVSCGNDIALLKLERSATINDRVQVACLPKSDAVLAPNQPCYVTGWGRLSSGGPKASSLQQALLPVVEHGVCSRSDWWGGSVKTWMVCAGGESRSACHGDSGGPLSCEGPDGRWYVQGVTSFVHGGGCNTPQKPTVFTRVSSFIPWISKTMAEN, from the exons ATGTCATTCGTTTGGGTATACGCCATGAAACAGGCCATTGTTTTCTTACTAGGAGTCACAGTGG TGTCTGGATGTGGCAACCCCGTCTACCCGCCCCTCACCAGCcgggtggtggaggggaaggaggccCGGCCGTACAGCTGGCCATGGCAG GTTTCCCTGGAGTCTTTCTTCCCAACCTGTGGAGGGACCCTCATCGCTGCTAACTGGGTCATGACTGCCGCACACTGCATCAC GTTCCACACCTACAGGGTGGTTCTAGCAGAACATGACATGAACACAGAGGAGGGCTTTGAGCAGTCTATCATGGTGGATAAGATGATCCTCCATCCAGACTGGAATGATAACTGTGTGTCCTGTGG GAATGACATAGCCCTGCTCAAACTGGAGAGGAGTGCTACTATCAACGACCGAGTCCAGGTGGCTTGCCTTCCGAAGAGCGATGCTGTCCTTGCCCCAAACCAGCCCTGCTACGTCACAGGGTGGGGCCGCCTGTCCt CTGGAGGGCCCAAGGCGTCCAGCCTCCAGCAGGCCTTACTTCCTGTGGTGGAGCATGGCGTCTGCAGTCGTAGCGACTGGTGGGGCGGCTCTGTGAAGACCTGGATGGTATgcgctggaggagagagcaggtctGCCTGCCAC GGGGACTCTGGAGGGCCCCTGAGCTGTGAGGGCCCCGATGGGAGGTGGTATGTCCAGGGAGTCACCAGCTTTGTGCACGGGGGCGGCTGCAACACCCCCCAGAAGCCCACCGTGTTCACCCGAGTGTCCTCCTTCATCCCCTGGATCAGTAAG ACAATGGCTGAGAACTGA